Part of the Salminus brasiliensis chromosome 2, fSalBra1.hap2, whole genome shotgun sequence genome, gtcacaTATTACAGCAGTACAAAAAGCACTAAAGTAGTGCAAATAGCAAAACAACAGCAgatcaaatattatatatatatataaataatcattaaaaaagaGTGTAAGACATCCTGAATTATTTGGTGGAATTATATTTGGTGTCCTGTGTTCTAGGGAGACTCACATAGACTTAAAAGTGTCTGTGCAGTATCAACTTCCAAATACAATATACTGGACATCCAAGTGTCCAGATATTAGGGCTGGGAGACCTTTTTCATGATATACAATGTTCATCATAATACATGTAACCagagactaaatacatcagtagtgacattcctaaaaaaaactgctattcagatcctctctcGTACTAAATACAGTAATTTGTATTCGACATCTGCTGATCTTCATTCTtcaaattaaaccagtctaattacactgtttctAATGAAATTgatcagttgatcagtgtttattaggcaCTAACAATattctccatagaaaagcatgttgtgtatcacaataacaaatttGACAATGAGACGAGTCAATATCAGCGTATTGCCCAGCTGTACCAAGTATGCATCTTGTACAGATGTACGTCACAGTGGCGCTGCGTAGTTATTAGAGCAAAGACGTCTAGGTGATGTTGCAGGACCGTCACGCAAAATGAAATGTTAATAAGGAAGTAGTAACTGCACATGAAGCGCTGAATGGAACTGAGTGGAAGCTGGATGTTTTTCACTCACGTATACTTGAATTGAAGTATTGAAAATATTCAGAAAATCCACTATAAATGGACTTAAAATTTCGTGTTTTAGTAAATGTAACTAGTTACTGCTtacctcaccacaagcattttgGCATGAGTGAGAACATGGGGACCCGTCTAATAGATCTTATTGAGAGTAGAGTGTAGATCAGGGGTTCCCAACGTTCTTAATGCAAAGAGCCACCTGTAGacatagttttttattttttatattattatttatttatttattttactaaacaataaattgtgcatttattataaaaatgagggaaaaaatacccatttattttgtatttagaTGTTCGCACAAATCTTTATTATTAACACATTAATATAGTTTTTAGAAATATTTAGACATGTTTTGTTTAAGCAATACAGCTGGTTTTCCGCAAAGTTTTTTAAGCACAAATGAATGATCGTTGTTAAATGGTAGAGGGAGCTTCACATGAAGCACTCTCTCTAAAAGCTTAATGCTGTGGTGTGGTTGAGAAGTTGAGCTGGGGTTAGTCTCTGTGGTCTGATGACCCTTACTTTCAGCATTCATTTCATGTTGCTCGTAGCATGCAGCAGAAGTGGCCTTTACCCAGGCCTTTGCACACGAACACAAGCTCTCTGGAGGTACGGTGGACTGAATGTTTCCCCTCTCTGGTCTAAACTGTGATCTGAGCTCTGCTGTAATGggtggaaaaaacaaacaaaaaaaacacacatacagtctcCATGCTGCAAGTGGGTGGGTGGGTCGCGACCCAGTTTAAAACCACTGGCCTAGATTTTTTTTGATGAGGTTCTTCACATgacagatttgtttttttaggaAAGAATGATGATGCGAAAATGCGTCAGTCAAATGGAGCAATTATGTCCCTAAACGAAGAGTGATGAATAGCTGTCATGAGCAGCTTTATCTACAGAAAAACCTGAAACATCTGATTTCTATTATGACAAATCTCACTTGCACCAGGTCGCCACATTTACAAAATAAGGTTCATTGAGGGTGTTGGCTGATGTTGAGAAGGAGCTTACTGGACAAAAATTAGTCACATCATTACTTTTCTTTGACTTGGTTAAGCGCCCCCTTCcttaataaaaacattagtCCTGTCAGGTCTCTTCAGATCGTTCCAGTACACATTGTAGCCCACACTTTCATGAATTGGCTGCACGTTTCAGCTCGTGTTTGTGCGTGCCTAAGTCATAATTAATTCACCTGCTGTTTACTGTTTGATCAGTGTGTCCCAGTATTGCATTATAGAACTAGTCTCACACAGACACCCTACAGTGGTCATTCTGATTAGTGAGGGCATTGTGGTTTGGGCATGAAGCACAAAGTTAGAGGAGGAGAGGGCTGGAATGGGCAGAAAGACACTGGTGATATTCTCAGCCAACAAGACTgcataaaaataacattgacaGTTATTCTTTTTGTAAACATCACATGGCTGAACATCTATTGAAAATTAGCACCCACATTAAAGCTAAAATAGTTTTCAGCAATACTGTTTAGCGATAATTCCTGTCCAACATCTTTAATTAAGCAGGCTGTTTCTTACTGTAATGATGGATGTAAATGATGCTCTGTTCAGACTTTCCTGTATTGTGTCCAAGCTGAACCGCTCTTTATAACGTCAGCATGTGAGGCTGGTGTAGCTTTCTGTAGAAAGCATGGACAGCATaacatctctcaaaagtgaagcaatcACAGGTCTAGCGCTACTGCTAACCGGTTGCATTATGATATGTAGCTCTGCCCACCCCCGTATGCTTCAGTGACCTCTCCAGTGTCCAATTCCAACAGTTAGTTGtcacattgttttattttcccATCAGAAGTCAGTTGCTTACTGTCTAAAGGCCAGATTTACACTCCGGAATGTAGTGATTGACAGTCTTGGCTGGAACCTGCGGTACCTGCATTGTGCCATTGCTGTTCATTACATGAAGTAGCTGAGTTGAATTAACTGTACCTTGTCTGTTGAAACATTCTACTTACTCAACAAACCGGGAGTCCGGAGGAAAAATATGTATTGCTTCTGTACTGTAAACTCAGTAAAGGCGGTCTGGGGAAAGGgggcaaatttgacaacattgTGGGGATATTGTGATCATTGTGATctagattttatatatatatatatatcttgatCTATTACTGGGTCATTGATGTAAATGCATTGGTTTTCATGATCTCACAAAATCAATTCATTCAAACAGGCCATTTGTTATGTACTGGGAGTCAGTGTTATTTCAAAAGGGCACTGAAAATTCTTAGGTCTTTCCTTATTAGTCCAGACCGCTCATAAACAACACCTGCTGACCCATTAGCACACCTGTTCACCCTCGAATCTTAACTGGACTGACTTAGAAGAACGGGGAATAATTGAGGAGAACCGTTCCAGTGTATGACacatgtctgtctgtttgtgctGTTTGCAGGGTACAAAGAAGCGTTCCCAGCTAGACCTGGAGCTCGAGATCGAGAACATGGGAGCCCACCTGAATGCTTATACTTCCAGAGAGCAGACCGTGTATTACGCCAAAGCCTTTTCTAAAGACCTGCCCAGGGGTAGGAGAACTCTGTGGATGTAGATGGTAGGAGATGCCTCTGTAGTGTAAGGAGGATTTACTCATGATCTCCCTCGGTTTCAGCTGTGGAGATTCTCGCTGACATAATCCAGAACAGCACGCTGGGGGAAGCCGAGATCGAGCGCGAGCGTGGAGTCATCCTTCGAGAGATGCAGGAGGTGGAGACTAACCTACAGGAAGTCGTCTTTGACTACCTGCATGCCACAGCCTATCGGGACACTGCTCTAGGGAGAACCATCCTTGGCCCTGCAGAGAACATCAAGTAAGTATTGCTGACCAAGAACGTGTTCTGTGGAAGACTGTAGAAGTGATGAGCTCTACCTGCTCTGGCAGTCGTATGAAAAGTGTTTGGGACCTTTGATTGATGTGTTCTGAATTAGTACAGAAGTTAGTTGTATTTGGTTTATCAAGTCTTTAGTTCGGTTGATCAAGGGGGGGGAATGAAAAAAGTGAACATGTCAAAATGGAGTAAATAAAATACGTAAATCTATGGCCTTTTAggactgtttgtattagtgattttgtttgttttggcgCTGTTTGTTGTATTAGTGCCTTTTTATTCTGACACAGTGTTTGTTCAtagtattagtgacttattttggcACAGTCACAGTTtgtattagtgttttttttgttttttgttttttaacatggtgggttttttgttgtattagtgacttattttgacacagtcatttttattatttttttttattgacatgggcttttcatttaaatgtgacttttattttgacacagctcagggtgggtgggtggatacACCACTAGTCATGTAAACACTAAAAACAACAGGTTTTTATGATATTCATGTTCAAAGCaatattaaagtgtgtgtgcgtgtgtgtgtgtgtgtgtgtgtgtgtgtgttaaacctgtttacagaacaataaacagagCAGATCTTGTGGAGTACATTACCACTCACTACAAGGGGCCACGGATTGTGCTGGCTGCAGCTGGGGGTGAGCTTGGATCCAGTTCTCTCAGTAATACTGCATGTACATggtgctcatttatttatttattaaatggcTTCTTATTCTGATCTCAGGAGTGTCCCACAATGAATTGATTGATTTGGCTACGTACCACTTTGGAAAGTTGCCAGCCAGATACAAGGGTGAAGCGCCTGCATTACCTGcctgcaggttcactggaagtgaggtacaaaacacagcttaCCATGACTGTGGCTTCTGGCTCAGTTTCTTGATCAGGTTATAAAGTTAGGATTGTCTGTCTGTTCTTAAAGAGAAGCTTGTTTCATTTTCTCATCATGATCTTTAGGTTAAAatggcagaaaaaaaacaacactttgtCTTATTGGGTTTGATTCTAACAGATCCGAGTCAGGGATGACAAGATGCCGCTGGCGCACATAGCGATTGCTGTGGAGGCAGTGGGCTGGTCTCACCCTGACACCATCCCTCTTATGGTGGCCAACACACTCATTGGAAACTGGGATCGCTCCTTTGGGGGTGGAGTGGTGAGTCATtctcatgtttgtttgtttgtttgtttgtttgtattttagaAAGCTGATCATGTTGTTTTGTCAACGTGGCTTTGTCGTGTTTGTGTCCCTCAGAATCTGTCCAGTAAGCTGGCTCAGATGGCATGCCAGGGGAACCTGTGCCACAGCTTCCAGTCCTTTAACACCTGCTACACTGACACCGGGCTGTGGGGGCTCTACACCGTGTGTGAGCCGAGCTCCATCAACGAGATGATGCACTTCACACAGCTTGAATGGTGAGTGTGGAAGCTCAAAGCTCAGTAGGCCTTATTTAACAACCGTTCTTCTGCGAAACCCGTTTACATTTTTATAGGAGGATTCTGAAATTCTCAATGTTCtcctatttgggatttgttcagtttgtcAGGGCAATGGGTCCATCAGTATTAGAGCAGTTAAAACTGGCCGTGAATCTCTGGGACTTTTACTGATGAAAGAAAATTCTTAGGATGAAAACCTTGCATATCCAAAGTGCCAGCTtaacagaagaaggaaaaaaaaatatttttacaaaatTTTAATGTAGGTCAATGGGAAaaggttttaatttaatttaattttaattgacTTTTAAAGGCAATTGTATTGATCTTTTTATCATAGctattttttctctcttttttggtatttatttatcttttatatttaatttagctTTTGTTTAGTTTCCATTTTATTCTTTTGTTTTCCATTTTATCATTGATGGCTGATTTAAAATCTTACTTTGACCAATTGTATTTTTAACATAACTTTGTGATTCTTTAAAAGTGATTAAAATTGTAATAGTTACCTTTTCTGTTTTATGTTAATCATCCAATTTGGTTTattaatttctatttatttattaggattttttcttttttggcaaATCTTTTGCTTACTGacttatataaaaatatttgttcTTAAGTTGCTCTTAAtggtttttgtttattttctctttCAAACCTTGTCTACTTGTAAATACTCTGCTACATAAAAAATGAGGGTTGCACTCCAGGTTGATTATTTGATTGATAGGAAATACTAGCAGATTCAAATGGAGCTACGCGATTTTTGCATAACTGCTGCAATACGTTGTTTTCGTACTGGGTTTAAG contains:
- the pmpcb gene encoding mitochondrial-processing peptidase subunit beta, which gives rise to MAACMRRVGAAGGHLVKSLLKTSSVSQFTRHRAAVAANEVALNVPETKVTTLANGLRVASEDSGLATCTVGLWIDAGSRYENERNNGTAHFLEHMAFKGTKKRSQLDLELEIENMGAHLNAYTSREQTVYYAKAFSKDLPRAVEILADIIQNSTLGEAEIERERGVILREMQEVETNLQEVVFDYLHATAYRDTALGRTILGPAENIKTINRADLVEYITTHYKGPRIVLAAAGGVSHNELIDLATYHFGKLPARYKGEAPALPACRFTGSEIRVRDDKMPLAHIAIAVEAVGWSHPDTIPLMVANTLIGNWDRSFGGGVNLSSKLAQMACQGNLCHSFQSFNTCYTDTGLWGLYTVCEPSSINEMMHFTQLEWMSLCTSVTDSEVARAKNLLKTNMLLHLDGSTPICEDIGRQMLCYSRRIPLHELEARIDAIDANTIKEVCTKYIYNKAPAIAAVGPIEQLPGFNQIKSGMNWLRT